A portion of the Octadecabacter temperatus genome contains these proteins:
- a CDS encoding sugar transferase: protein MTPSKRLLDLICAIGLSIVLTPVIILTMVLVTLLDGRPVFYISERMKSQTEGFSLIKFRTMKVVDEDSGVSGGDKSDRITNTGAFLRRTRLDEVPQLFNVLCGDISLIGPRPPLRQYVERFPETYSQVLKSRPGISGLASIYFHSHEEYLLAKATTLEETDMIYSRVCIPRKARLDLIYQKKRTICLDVSLMFKSVFKSLR from the coding sequence ATGACACCTTCTAAGCGCCTACTGGATCTCATTTGCGCCATCGGCCTTTCGATCGTGCTTACGCCTGTCATCATTTTGACCATGGTCTTGGTAACTTTGTTGGATGGCCGGCCGGTGTTCTACATTTCTGAACGTATGAAATCCCAAACAGAGGGATTTAGTTTGATCAAATTTAGAACCATGAAAGTCGTTGACGAAGATAGCGGCGTTTCGGGGGGGGATAAGTCTGATCGCATTACGAACACAGGTGCATTTCTTCGAAGAACTAGATTGGACGAGGTTCCACAGCTTTTCAACGTTCTTTGCGGCGATATCAGCCTAATTGGTCCGCGACCGCCTTTAAGGCAATATGTCGAACGCTTCCCCGAAACGTATTCTCAGGTCCTGAAGTCTAGACCGGGGATTTCCGGCCTTGCCTCCATCTACTTCCACTCCCATGAAGAATATTTACTGGCAAAAGCTACCACCCTTGAAGAAACTGATATGATCTACTCGCGCGTGTGCATTCCTCGCAAAGCGCGGCTCGACCTGATTTATCAAAAGAAACGAACCATTTGTTTGGACGTTTCGCTTATGTTTAAGAGTGTATTCAAAAGCCTTCGGTGA
- the repC gene encoding plasmid replication protein RepC gives MNPPQGATGPVGYQHGLSMLSGWRKPSPGLGIAEQLASEGERLAVPKSRAFVAVKRVGAHIGLKAGDMMLLDTLGAFTQAQDWEESRRPIVWASNAYLMEQTGFSLSALKRHARRLAEAGAISFQDSPNGKRWGRRDAEGVIIEAYGFDLSPLSARVDEFEQLHAELQTERALCQRLKRQITVTRRMIRARIEAALSGALKGPWVQFTGAFEDLLDRLPRRKEASEHLMGLLTWFKDLQQRVEAAYLLAAQPIQAVENLTETTGQVSNMTQDMDPIGVNTDPHILTTKQLDSVTCSSSETEEAASVVPNAQPEDQVDSELEEWVAETRKKRGAAVDLPTVMQACPEFASWAHNIGGFLKDWSDLHRVAGQLRPMIGISEHAWNVAQDRLGPQIATAALVLVFEKHSAGEVASPGGYLRGMVEKAGAGELNLERSFYGRLNGLAA, from the coding sequence ATGAATCCGCCCCAAGGGGCGACTGGGCCTGTTGGGTACCAGCATGGTCTTTCTATGCTTTCTGGCTGGCGCAAGCCGTCGCCGGGGCTTGGGATCGCTGAACAACTTGCCAGCGAAGGTGAGCGCCTCGCGGTGCCAAAATCGCGCGCATTTGTGGCGGTGAAGCGGGTAGGGGCCCATATCGGCCTGAAAGCGGGCGATATGATGCTTCTGGATACGCTAGGGGCCTTTACGCAGGCCCAAGACTGGGAAGAGAGTAGGCGGCCTATCGTTTGGGCGTCGAATGCCTACCTGATGGAGCAGACTGGGTTTTCCTTATCAGCGCTGAAACGTCACGCACGGCGTTTAGCCGAGGCTGGGGCCATTTCCTTCCAAGATAGCCCCAATGGTAAGCGCTGGGGCCGCAGAGACGCTGAGGGCGTCATTATCGAGGCCTACGGCTTTGATTTATCACCATTATCCGCCCGTGTGGACGAGTTTGAACAACTACACGCCGAATTGCAGACTGAACGCGCCCTGTGTCAGCGCCTGAAGCGCCAGATCACAGTCACACGCCGTATGATCCGCGCACGCATCGAAGCAGCCCTCAGCGGGGCGCTGAAGGGCCCGTGGGTGCAGTTCACAGGTGCATTCGAGGACCTGCTGGACCGTTTGCCGCGCCGAAAGGAAGCGTCTGAGCACCTCATGGGGCTTTTGACGTGGTTTAAGGACCTTCAACAGCGCGTTGAGGCGGCTTACTTATTGGCTGCTCAGCCGATTCAAGCTGTGGAAAACCTGACCGAAACCACTGGGCAAGTGTCTAATATGACTCAAGATATGGACCCCATCGGGGTCAATACCGACCCTCACATACTAACTACAAAACAACTTGATTCAGTAACCTGTAGTTCCTCAGAAACAGAGGAAGCGGCGAGCGTGGTGCCGAATGCCCAACCAGAAGACCAAGTTGATTCGGAGCTAGAAGAATGGGTTGCTGAAACGCGCAAAAAACGTGGTGCAGCGGTCGATCTGCCAACGGTTATGCAAGCCTGTCCTGAATTCGCGTCTTGGGCGCACAACATTGGCGGGTTCCTGAAGGATTGGAGCGATTTGCACCGTGTTGCTGGCCAATTGAGGCCCATGATCGGCATTTCCGAGCACGCATGGAACGTCGCGCAGGATCGACTTGGGCCCCAAATCGCAACAGCGGCGTTGGTTCTGGTGTTTGAGAAACACTCCGCTGGCGAGGTCGCGTCACCGGGTGGATACCTGCGCGGTATGGTCGAAAAGGCTGGGGCAGGGGAACTGAATTTGGAGCGCAGTTTCTATGGGCGGTTGAATGGGTTGGCGGCGTGA
- a CDS encoding bifunctional aconitate hydratase 2/2-methylisocitrate dehydratase, translating to MSLYAAYLEEIETRKKQDLSPKPIDGAELTQEIIAQIKDAGHAHRDASLNFLIYNTLPGTTGAAGVKAQFLKDIILGATEVPEISAEFAFEMLSHMKGGPSVDVLLDLALGDDAAIAGQASDVLQTQFFLYDADMDRLKAAFEAGNTVAREILESYAKAEFFTKLPDIDEEVEVVTFVAGEGDISTDLLSPGNQAHSRADRELHGKCMIDEAAQKHIQDLKLQHPNARVMLIAEKGTMGVGSSRMSGVNNVALWTGKQASPYVPFVNFAPVVAGTNGISPIFLTTVGVTGGIGVDLKNWVKKTDEDGNPILNNDGNAILEEKYSVATGTVLKINTKDKKLYSEEGDELVDMSSSFTPQKMEFMKAGGSYAIVFGKKLQTFAAETLGVEAPLVFAPSKEISHEGQGLTAVEKIFTANARGVAPGTVLHAGSDVRVGVNIVGSQDTTGLMTMQELEAMAATTVSPSVDGAYQSGCHTASVWDFKAQENTPRLMKFMNDFGLVTGRDPKGEYHAMTDVIHKVLNDVTVSDWDVIIGGDSHTRMSKGVAFGADSGTVALALATGEASMPIPESVKVTFKGQMADHMDFRDVVHATQMQMLDQHGDNVFQGRVIEVHIGTLLADQAFTFTDWTAEMKAKASVCISNDETLIGSLELAKSRIQIMIDKGMEHDNGTLASLIAKADKRIAEIRSGEKPALQPDGNAKYFAEVVVDLDTIVEPMIADPDVNNADVSKRYTHDTIRPISFYKAEKHVDLGFVGSCMVHKGDIKIVAQMLRNLEAENGKVSFEAPLVVTAPTYNIIDELKDEGDWAILQKYCGFEFDDTAPKQTARTEYENILYLERPGCNLCMGNQEKAAKGDTVLATSTRLFQGRVVADSAEKKGESLLASTPVVVLSAILGRTPTLDEYKQAVDGIDLTKFAPPIEKPAGTKSAHF from the coding sequence ATGAGCCTTTATGCAGCCTACCTTGAAGAGATCGAAACACGTAAAAAGCAGGACCTGAGCCCGAAGCCGATCGACGGTGCCGAGCTGACGCAGGAAATCATCGCGCAGATTAAGGATGCCGGTCACGCGCACCGCGATGCGTCGTTGAACTTCCTGATCTACAACACGCTCCCAGGCACGACTGGCGCGGCTGGTGTTAAGGCGCAATTCCTTAAGGACATCATTTTGGGCGCCACTGAGGTTCCGGAAATCTCTGCTGAGTTCGCCTTTGAAATGCTGTCCCACATGAAGGGCGGCCCGTCTGTGGACGTTCTGCTGGACCTTGCCTTGGGTGATGACGCTGCGATCGCAGGCCAAGCGTCCGACGTATTGCAGACCCAGTTCTTCTTGTACGACGCAGACATGGACCGCCTAAAGGCAGCGTTTGAAGCGGGCAATACAGTCGCGCGTGAGATCCTTGAAAGCTACGCAAAGGCTGAATTCTTTACCAAGTTGCCAGACATCGATGAAGAGGTTGAGGTTGTGACCTTTGTCGCTGGCGAAGGCGATATCTCAACTGACCTGCTGTCACCGGGCAATCAGGCGCACTCGCGTGCGGACCGTGAATTGCACGGCAAGTGCATGATTGATGAGGCGGCCCAGAAACACATTCAGGACCTCAAACTGCAGCACCCAAACGCACGCGTCATGTTGATTGCGGAAAAAGGTACGATGGGTGTTGGGTCTTCGCGGATGTCAGGTGTGAACAACGTTGCACTTTGGACAGGTAAGCAGGCCAGCCCTTATGTACCTTTCGTGAACTTCGCCCCTGTTGTTGCGGGTACGAACGGCATTTCCCCAATCTTCCTGACAACCGTTGGCGTGACGGGCGGCATCGGTGTCGATCTGAAAAACTGGGTTAAGAAAACCGATGAAGACGGCAACCCGATCCTGAACAACGACGGCAATGCCATCCTTGAGGAAAAGTACTCTGTCGCCACTGGCACCGTGTTGAAGATCAACACCAAAGACAAAAAGCTCTATAGCGAAGAGGGCGATGAGCTGGTGGATATGTCCAGCTCCTTTACGCCGCAAAAGATGGAATTCATGAAGGCGGGCGGGTCTTACGCCATCGTCTTCGGTAAAAAACTGCAGACGTTTGCGGCGGAAACTCTTGGGGTTGAGGCACCACTGGTGTTCGCACCATCCAAGGAAATCAGCCATGAAGGCCAAGGCCTGACTGCGGTTGAGAAAATCTTTACCGCCAATGCGCGTGGTGTGGCACCTGGTACAGTTCTGCACGCCGGATCGGACGTGCGGGTTGGCGTCAACATCGTGGGATCGCAAGACACCACCGGCCTGATGACCATGCAGGAGCTTGAGGCAATGGCCGCGACGACCGTGTCACCTTCCGTGGACGGCGCGTATCAGTCCGGTTGTCACACAGCATCCGTTTGGGACTTTAAAGCGCAGGAAAACACGCCGCGCTTGATGAAGTTCATGAACGACTTTGGTCTTGTGACTGGCCGCGATCCAAAGGGCGAATATCACGCCATGACGGACGTGATCCACAAGGTGCTGAATGACGTCACCGTCAGCGACTGGGACGTGATCATCGGCGGCGACAGCCACACACGTATGTCCAAAGGCGTGGCTTTTGGTGCGGACTCCGGCACCGTTGCGCTGGCACTTGCCACGGGCGAGGCATCTATGCCGATCCCTGAATCGGTCAAGGTGACGTTCAAAGGCCAGATGGCCGACCACATGGACTTCCGTGACGTGGTGCACGCCACGCAGATGCAGATGTTGGACCAACATGGCGACAACGTGTTCCAAGGCCGCGTGATTGAGGTGCACATTGGCACGCTTCTGGCGGACCAAGCGTTCACATTCACCGACTGGACAGCGGAAATGAAGGCCAAGGCATCGGTCTGTATCTCTAACGACGAGACGCTGATCGGCTCGCTTGAGCTGGCGAAATCCCGCATCCAGATCATGATCGACAAAGGCATGGAACATGACAACGGCACGTTGGCCAGCTTGATTGCAAAAGCCGACAAACGCATTGCTGAAATTCGCTCCGGCGAGAAACCAGCGTTGCAGCCTGATGGCAACGCCAAGTACTTCGCAGAAGTGGTCGTTGATCTGGACACAATCGTCGAGCCGATGATTGCCGATCCGGACGTGAACAACGCGGACGTTTCCAAGCGCTACACCCACGACACCATCCGTCCGATCTCGTTCTACAAAGCTGAAAAGCACGTTGATTTGGGCTTTGTCGGATCCTGCATGGTGCACAAGGGCGATATCAAAATCGTCGCGCAAATGTTGCGCAACCTTGAGGCAGAGAATGGCAAAGTAAGCTTCGAAGCGCCGCTGGTTGTCACCGCCCCAACCTACAACATCATTGATGAGCTGAAGGACGAAGGCGACTGGGCGATCTTGCAGAAATATTGCGGGTTCGAATTCGATGACACGGCTCCTAAACAGACCGCACGGACGGAATACGAAAACATTCTGTACCTCGAACGTCCGGGCTGTAACCTCTGCATGGGTAACCAAGAAAAGGCCGCCAAAGGCGATACCGTTCTGGCGACCTCGACCCGTCTGTTCCAAGGGCGTGTTGTTGCGGACTCGGCTGAAAAGAAGGGTGAATCCCTGCTGGCCTCAACCCCGGTTGTTGTGCTGTCCGCCATCCTTGGCCGCACACCGACGCTGGACGAGTACAAACAGGCGGTCGATGGAATCGACCTCACCAAGTTTGCCCCACCAATCGAAAAGCCAGCAGGCACGAAGTCTGCACACTTCTAA
- the repB gene encoding plasmid partitioning protein RepB has translation MALDKNKAGIMAAITAATEGVAPKQTQKSTRAHRTLPKGTVGSVRAGLGGIQEIDTALILPWGPQDRLELTAVNTDEADDVQDLVESIRTSGQQVPVLLRPAADRDGKFEVVYGRRRTLACQELGIPVKALIRTLDDREALMAKGLENASRQDLSFYERARFAQAILDQGHTREEAQQALSISKNTLSQLERVARLIPDLVGVKIGPAPGAGRPKWMALAAAFDAGQINEDSAFRLLATQDIETPSDARLEAVLNSLSKRGAAEARAVERSPVAGTAVKSTGSSVTLTVKRAGQNKAFAEWFDDNIDRLLKESYQTFKNEAGGEGG, from the coding sequence ATGGCACTCGATAAAAACAAAGCGGGCATCATGGCCGCGATTACGGCAGCAACAGAGGGTGTTGCGCCGAAACAGACACAAAAATCCACGCGTGCGCACCGGACGTTGCCCAAGGGCACGGTCGGGTCTGTTCGTGCGGGTCTGGGCGGCATTCAAGAGATTGATACCGCGTTGATCCTGCCTTGGGGCCCGCAGGACAGGCTGGAGTTAACAGCTGTTAACACGGATGAGGCGGACGACGTTCAAGACTTAGTTGAAAGCATTCGCACCAGTGGCCAGCAGGTTCCTGTGTTGCTGCGACCTGCCGCTGATCGGGATGGTAAGTTCGAGGTCGTCTACGGCCGTCGTCGCACACTAGCCTGTCAGGAACTCGGCATTCCCGTCAAAGCACTGATCCGAACCTTGGATGACCGCGAGGCGTTGATGGCCAAGGGGCTGGAAAACGCCAGCCGTCAGGACCTGAGCTTTTACGAACGTGCACGGTTTGCCCAAGCGATCCTCGATCAGGGGCATACTCGCGAAGAAGCGCAACAGGCGCTGTCGATCAGCAAGAACACTCTGTCACAACTTGAGCGCGTCGCGCGGCTGATCCCCGATTTGGTCGGGGTGAAGATCGGGCCGGCACCTGGGGCAGGGCGCCCGAAATGGATGGCCCTCGCCGCCGCGTTCGATGCGGGACAGATCAACGAGGATTCAGCGTTTCGTTTGTTGGCGACGCAGGATATCGAAACACCCTCCGACGCGCGGCTTGAGGCCGTTCTGAACAGCCTGTCCAAACGTGGCGCAGCCGAAGCGCGTGCGGTGGAACGCAGTCCCGTTGCTGGCACTGCCGTTAAGTCGACCGGGTCTTCGGTCACACTGACGGTTAAGCGCGCCGGACAGAACAAAGCATTTGCAGAATGGTTTGATGACAACATCGACCGTCTGCTCAAGGAATCCTACCAGACTTTCAAAAACGAGGCTGGAGGAGAGGGCGGTTAA
- a CDS encoding type II toxin-antitoxin system RelE/ParE family toxin, with translation MVQIGGGVDRADKYFDGLVDLFDLLSAQPEIARLRSEFNPPVRLHIYGSHVVIFESIDQSVSVIRVLHQKRNILALLGE, from the coding sequence ATGGTGCAGATCGGGGGGGGGGTAGATCGGGCTGATAAGTATTTCGACGGGTTGGTAGACCTGTTTGATCTTTTGAGCGCGCAGCCGGAAATCGCGCGCTTGCGCAGTGAGTTTAATCCACCGGTTCGGCTTCATATTTATGGATCGCACGTCGTCATTTTTGAATCGATTGATCAAAGCGTCTCAGTCATTCGGGTCTTACACCAGAAACGGAATATTTTGGCATTGTTAGGCGAGTGA
- a CDS encoding type II toxin-antitoxin system ParD family antitoxin, producing the protein MATMNVSLPEQMKSWVEQQSEGGRFSNSSDYVRDLIRRDQERGVRIAELQAAIDAGLNSGPAKTFDPAVFKRKMHQARDQ; encoded by the coding sequence ATGGCAACAATGAACGTATCTCTTCCAGAGCAGATGAAATCTTGGGTGGAGCAACAATCCGAGGGCGGGCGTTTTTCAAACTCCAGCGATTATGTGCGTGATCTTATTCGCCGCGATCAGGAGCGAGGTGTGAGGATTGCCGAGTTGCAGGCCGCAATTGATGCGGGTTTGAACAGTGGACCCGCCAAGACTTTTGATCCTGCTGTCTTCAAACGGAAGATGCATCAAGCACGTGACCAGTAA
- a CDS encoding WGR domain-containing protein gives MHLTKINPELNVNRFYHLEILPGLFGDWGLVRNWGRTGSNGQLRTDWFATKGEAKDARFALHMKKAKRGYE, from the coding sequence ATGCATTTGACTAAGATCAATCCAGAGCTGAACGTGAATCGGTTCTATCATTTGGAGATATTGCCAGGCCTCTTTGGCGATTGGGGCCTCGTGCGCAACTGGGGTCGGACCGGAAGCAACGGTCAATTGCGCACTGATTGGTTTGCCACTAAAGGGGAGGCCAAAGACGCCCGCTTCGCGCTACATATGAAGAAAGCAAAGCGCGGTTATGAATAG
- a CDS encoding polysaccharide biosynthesis/export family protein, protein MLRLLICFCAMALLTACDWIPRGAGLQSEVLATSRDRDAETVPNFAIEVVTRSNLATFVSWPAADTAHYHWIDRVDQPNTRTIQSGDTLRITIWTTENDGLLTGPGQRSVTLPDTRVSSSGRVFLPYIGDFRVNGMSPNTARARIEEAYMGAIPSAQVQLEMAEGRGQSVSLIGGVNQPGSFALPDNDFSILQLLADGGGISTGLLNPQVRLHRNGRIYGVSAERLLDTPRLDTTLVGGDKIYVEADERTFLSLGAAGTEAVHPFPTDQVSALEALSIIGGVSDTRADAKGILILRRYPVAQITEDRTGPDHPRTVFTLDLTSADGLFSADQFEIQSGDLIYVTESPVTAASSVFGLIGSVLGLNNAITN, encoded by the coding sequence ATGCTGCGACTTCTGATTTGCTTTTGCGCGATGGCTCTATTGACGGCATGCGACTGGATTCCCCGTGGTGCCGGACTGCAATCTGAAGTCCTCGCGACTTCTCGTGACAGAGACGCCGAAACAGTGCCTAATTTTGCCATTGAGGTCGTGACTCGCTCCAATCTTGCGACCTTTGTCAGTTGGCCGGCTGCCGATACGGCTCATTACCACTGGATAGATCGCGTTGATCAGCCGAACACCCGTACGATCCAGTCAGGCGATACGTTGCGCATCACCATTTGGACAACTGAAAATGACGGACTTCTAACCGGACCTGGCCAACGCAGCGTGACGTTACCAGATACCCGTGTGTCATCTTCGGGGCGCGTTTTCCTACCTTATATTGGCGACTTCCGTGTTAATGGTATGTCCCCTAACACTGCCCGCGCGCGCATTGAGGAGGCATATATGGGCGCCATACCCTCTGCGCAGGTTCAGTTAGAGATGGCCGAAGGCCGTGGCCAATCTGTAAGTTTGATCGGAGGCGTCAATCAGCCCGGATCGTTCGCTTTGCCGGACAATGATTTCTCAATCCTGCAATTGCTCGCTGATGGAGGTGGTATTTCGACGGGTTTACTAAATCCTCAAGTTCGTCTGCATCGCAACGGTCGTATTTATGGTGTGTCCGCAGAGCGTCTGCTTGATACCCCTCGCCTCGACACAACGCTTGTAGGCGGTGACAAAATTTACGTCGAGGCCGATGAACGCACGTTCCTATCCCTTGGCGCTGCAGGCACCGAAGCAGTTCACCCGTTTCCCACCGATCAGGTCTCCGCGCTTGAGGCTTTGTCGATCATTGGTGGCGTGTCTGATACCCGTGCAGATGCAAAGGGCATTCTAATCCTTCGCCGCTATCCGGTGGCGCAAATCACTGAAGATCGCACTGGCCCGGATCACCCACGCACCGTGTTTACTTTGGATCTGACATCGGCTGATGGCTTGTTTTCCGCGGATCAGTTCGAAATCCAATCTGGCGATCTGATCTATGTAACTGAAAGCCCGGTCACAGCTGCAAGCTCTGTCTTCGGACTGATCGGATCTGTGCTTGGGTTGAATAATGCGATAACAAACTAA
- a CDS encoding DUF6088 family protein has protein sequence MITSKILQRVKGKGRGAIFAPSDLLDLGSRASVDQTLSRLTDQGVIRRLTRGLYDYPKISARFGMVQPSVYDVARVIARKDHYVLLMSQAAAANQFGLSTQVPSKPTYITDGPTRTRTVGRQVIQFRNASRKTLTGAGQTSGAVFQALRFVGKDGVTDRVINKLAAALSDKDCDLLVKQSRDVPAWMKPVVQQIAAHV, from the coding sequence ATGATTACGTCCAAGATTCTACAACGCGTCAAAGGAAAGGGCAGGGGGGCTATTTTTGCACCGTCCGACCTGCTGGACTTAGGGTCGCGCGCAAGCGTTGATCAGACTTTGTCGCGTTTGACGGATCAGGGCGTGATCAGGCGTTTAACGCGTGGCCTTTATGACTACCCAAAGATCAGCGCACGCTTTGGAATGGTTCAACCATCCGTCTATGATGTTGCACGTGTGATCGCCCGCAAAGACCACTATGTGCTTCTCATGTCGCAGGCCGCTGCTGCAAACCAATTCGGTTTATCTACCCAAGTGCCTTCAAAGCCCACCTACATCACAGATGGCCCCACGCGGACCCGGACAGTGGGCCGGCAAGTGATCCAGTTTCGCAATGCATCTCGCAAAACGCTGACTGGGGCAGGGCAGACGTCTGGAGCTGTGTTTCAGGCCTTACGCTTTGTTGGCAAGGACGGTGTGACTGATCGCGTGATCAATAAGCTGGCAGCGGCGTTATCAGACAAAGATTGTGATCTGCTTGTGAAGCAAAGTCGAGATGTTCCGGCATGGATGAAGCCGGTTGTTCAACAGATCGCTGCCCATGTCTGA
- a CDS encoding polysaccharide biosynthesis protein, with protein MEWISADWPIWLIALAVSPFVVVFCRLPWIKLSTLDFRGALRIAAAAGILAIVASLASYALSIGSPRSIPGIFAVSFFALSFFGRVIATLCLQRIAGTRRGTPVAIFGAGAAGIQLSSALRQSPEVEPVCFVDDDPSYRGLNIAGLRVHSRDQLKRMVENGQVSRVLIAIPSMDQSGISRIVEDLGELGVEIQVLPSFVDLISGRSKELKLVAPEALLGREKVNLDLPVVAKSYAGRSVMVTGAGGSIGSELCKQLLECNPERIVLFEQSEFALYEIEAAMRAGAASKNIEVVARLGSVCDRNRVDEVLQAQEVEIILHAAAYKHVPLIEENEVEGARNNILGTRTLALAARAAGIERFILVSTDKAVRPTNIMGATKRLAELVLQDLASRSDKTRFSMVRFGNVLGSSGSVLPLFQKQIRHGGPVTVTHPDVTRFFMTIPEASRLVLLAGAYSKGGDVFVLDMGKPMRIIDIARRMIELSGSTVKSPSNPGGIDVVVTGLRPGEKLYEELLIDDSLLTETPHEMILRAEQEKLSEIMTKRMLKGFEAAVAAADAEEIRKLVMEYASGYHIPDHEAPASVS; from the coding sequence ATGGAATGGATTTCAGCTGACTGGCCAATTTGGTTGATTGCCTTAGCAGTCTCACCGTTCGTTGTTGTCTTCTGCCGCCTTCCTTGGATCAAGCTTTCGACGTTGGATTTTCGCGGCGCGCTTCGAATTGCGGCGGCAGCTGGAATACTTGCCATCGTTGCTTCGCTCGCAAGCTACGCTTTGTCTATTGGATCACCTAGATCGATCCCCGGCATTTTTGCGGTCTCTTTCTTTGCATTGTCGTTCTTCGGCCGTGTCATCGCGACCCTCTGCCTCCAACGCATCGCTGGAACGCGAAGGGGAACACCAGTCGCGATTTTCGGGGCAGGTGCCGCAGGAATTCAGCTTTCGTCCGCTCTTCGCCAAAGCCCCGAGGTCGAGCCGGTTTGTTTCGTTGATGATGATCCGTCTTACCGAGGACTCAACATCGCAGGCCTTCGGGTTCATTCGCGCGACCAACTAAAACGGATGGTCGAAAACGGGCAGGTTTCCCGGGTGCTAATTGCGATACCGTCCATGGATCAATCAGGCATTTCGCGGATCGTTGAAGATCTCGGGGAGCTTGGTGTCGAGATCCAAGTCTTACCTTCCTTCGTTGATCTTATTTCTGGTCGCAGCAAAGAACTTAAACTCGTCGCGCCTGAGGCGTTGCTGGGCCGTGAGAAGGTTAATCTTGATCTTCCGGTTGTCGCGAAATCCTATGCTGGCCGTTCGGTAATGGTGACAGGGGCAGGGGGTTCTATTGGGTCTGAACTGTGTAAGCAGCTGCTCGAATGTAATCCCGAACGTATCGTGCTGTTTGAGCAAAGCGAATTTGCCCTTTATGAGATCGAAGCAGCGATGAGGGCAGGGGCGGCCAGCAAGAATATTGAAGTCGTCGCTCGGCTAGGGTCTGTGTGTGACCGCAACCGCGTCGATGAAGTTTTACAGGCGCAAGAGGTTGAGATCATTCTGCACGCCGCGGCCTATAAGCACGTGCCATTGATCGAAGAGAACGAAGTTGAAGGCGCGCGCAATAACATTCTTGGCACTAGAACGCTGGCACTAGCTGCGAGGGCAGCGGGAATCGAGCGTTTCATTCTTGTGTCTACAGACAAGGCTGTTCGCCCAACAAACATCATGGGCGCGACGAAACGTTTAGCGGAGCTGGTGTTGCAAGACCTTGCTTCGCGGTCTGACAAGACGCGCTTTTCAATGGTGCGGTTTGGCAATGTGCTTGGTTCATCCGGTTCGGTACTGCCGCTGTTTCAAAAACAGATCCGTCATGGTGGGCCAGTTACGGTAACACACCCCGACGTCACGCGTTTCTTCATGACGATCCCTGAGGCATCGCGACTGGTACTGCTGGCCGGTGCGTATTCAAAGGGCGGTGACGTGTTCGTCTTGGATATGGGGAAGCCGATGCGGATTATCGACATCGCACGCCGTATGATTGAATTGTCTGGTTCGACCGTTAAATCCCCGTCAAACCCAGGCGGCATTGATGTTGTTGTGACGGGCCTGCGCCCTGGTGAAAAGCTGTATGAAGAGCTGCTGATCGACGACAGCTTATTGACGGAAACACCTCATGAAATGATCCTTCGCGCTGAACAAGAGAAGCTCAGTGAGATCATGACAAAGCGGATGTTGAAGGGTTTTGAAGCAGCTGTGGCGGCGGCGGATGCCGAGGAAATTCGCAAGCTCGTGATGGAATATGCCAGCGGGTACCACATTCCAGATCATGAAGCGCCGGCGAGCGTGAGCTGA